Proteins encoded together in one Pseudoroseomonas cervicalis window:
- a CDS encoding hydroxyacid dehydrogenase, which translates to MPATPRPNVLVSAARLAPEAVAMLEEAGYAVHCTTGYPAEEELLEAIGRLRPVAILHRQGFINGTVMDAAAPELRVVARHGAGIDGIDIAAARARGLAVTRAAGANSRSVAEHAMALMLSMLKDLPSVAAGMREGLWEKTSRMTRDIDGMTLGIVGYGAIGSKVARYADAFGMRVLAYDPYLPGDGLPGPGTRVASLAELLPQAEVLSLHCPLEPETRGLIGAAELALLPRGAILVHTARGGIVDQEALLAALESGQLSWAGVDVFAKEPLDADSPLRSHPRVVPTPHLAANTPRGALGMACGAAESIIAVLAGRLPALEGAMVVPAGQASSPVLS; encoded by the coding sequence ATGCCCGCCACACCCCGCCCCAATGTCCTCGTCTCGGCGGCCCGGCTGGCCCCCGAGGCCGTCGCCATGCTGGAGGAGGCCGGCTACGCCGTGCACTGCACCACCGGCTACCCGGCCGAGGAGGAGCTGCTGGAGGCCATCGGCAGGCTCCGCCCGGTCGCGATCCTGCACCGCCAGGGCTTCATCAATGGCACCGTCATGGACGCCGCGGCGCCGGAGCTGCGGGTGGTGGCACGGCATGGCGCCGGCATCGACGGCATCGACATCGCCGCCGCCCGCGCCCGCGGCCTGGCCGTCACCCGCGCCGCCGGGGCCAATTCCCGCTCGGTGGCGGAGCACGCCATGGCGCTGATGCTGTCCATGCTGAAGGACCTGCCCTCGGTCGCCGCCGGCATGCGCGAGGGGCTGTGGGAGAAGACCTCGCGCATGACGCGCGACATCGACGGCATGACGCTCGGCATCGTGGGCTATGGCGCCATCGGCTCCAAGGTGGCGCGCTATGCCGACGCCTTCGGCATGCGGGTCCTGGCGTATGACCCCTATCTGCCCGGCGACGGCCTGCCCGGCCCCGGCACGCGCGTGGCGTCGCTGGCCGAGCTGCTGCCGCAGGCCGAGGTGCTGTCGCTGCACTGCCCGCTGGAGCCGGAGACGCGCGGCCTGATCGGCGCCGCCGAGCTGGCCCTGCTGCCGCGCGGCGCGATCCTGGTGCACACCGCGCGCGGCGGCATCGTCGACCAGGAGGCGCTGCTGGCGGCACTGGAATCCGGGCAGCTCAGCTGGGCCGGGGTGGATGTCTTCGCCAAGGAACCGCTGGACGCCGACAGCCCGCTCCGCAGCCACCCGCGCGTGGTGCCGACGCCGCATCTGGCGGCCAACACGCCGCGCGGCGCGCTCGGCATGGCCTGCGGCGCGGCGGAGAGCATCATCGCCGTGCTGGCCGGCCGGCTGCCGGCGCTGGAAGGCGCCATGGTGGTGCCCGCCGGCCAGGCCTCGTCGCCGGTCCTGAGCTGA
- a CDS encoding tripartite tricarboxylate transporter substrate binding protein, producing MQGARPDGYTIGSINTPGYLSVPIERRVRYDRSRIRAIARLVDDPTAFVVHRDSPIRSLADLVAEAKRRPGQLSLGTSGVGTDDHLALTLFEAATGTEFIHTPYAGAGQVKNALLARHIDVAGLNLGEIGMLGQDKPALRPLAGMGAARWELMPEVPTFRELGYDVLMTSERGIGAPRDIPEEVAQRLQDAVARTVAKPDWAEKARQLELPMAYLPGAEWEAQMPAQEARYRQIWERTPWQR from the coding sequence CTGCAGGGCGCGCGGCCGGATGGCTACACCATCGGCAGCATCAACACGCCGGGCTATCTCTCCGTGCCGATCGAGCGGCGGGTCCGCTACGACCGCAGCCGCATCCGCGCCATCGCCCGCCTGGTCGACGACCCCACCGCCTTCGTGGTGCACCGCGACTCCCCGATCCGGTCGCTGGCCGACCTTGTGGCGGAAGCGAAGCGCCGCCCGGGCCAGCTCAGCCTCGGCACCTCCGGCGTGGGCACCGACGACCATCTGGCGCTGACCCTGTTCGAGGCCGCCACCGGCACCGAATTCATCCACACCCCCTATGCCGGGGCGGGCCAGGTGAAGAACGCCCTGCTGGCGCGGCATATCGACGTGGCCGGGCTCAATCTCGGCGAGATCGGCATGCTCGGCCAGGACAAGCCGGCGCTGCGGCCGCTGGCCGGCATGGGCGCGGCGCGCTGGGAGCTGATGCCGGAGGTGCCGACCTTCCGCGAGCTCGGCTACGACGTGCTGATGACCAGCGAGCGCGGCATCGGCGCGCCGCGCGACATTCCGGAGGAGGTGGCGCAGCGGCTGCAGGACGCCGTCGCCCGCACGGTGGCCAAGCCGGACTGGGCGGAGAAGGCGCGGCAGCTGGAACTGCCCATGGCCTATCTGCCCGGCGCCGAATGGGAGGCGCAGATGCCGGCGCAGGAGGCGCGCTACCGCCAGATCTGGGAGAGGACGCCCTGGCAGCGCTGA
- a CDS encoding alpha-hydroxy-acid oxidizing protein, protein MDGGIRRGGELLKARALGAARVFTGRPVLRAAAPGGVAGVLHAARRLGGEAPRDPGLPGVTSPAGIGAGRLPRPGPHPPWAREAATARSTICGAMPR, encoded by the coding sequence CTGGATGGCGGCATCCGGCGCGGCGGCGAGCTGCTGAAGGCGAGGGCGCTGGGCGCCGCCCGCGTCTTCACCGGCCGCCCCGTCCTCCGCGCCGCCGCGCCGGGCGGCGTGGCCGGGGTGCTGCATGCGGCGCGGCGGCTGGGGGGCGAGGCGCCGCGCGATCCCGGGCTGCCCGGCGTCACCTCCCCGGCCGGGATCGGCGCGGGGCGGCTGCCGCGGCCCGGCCCTCACCCCCCCTGGGCGCGGGAGGCGGCGACGGCGCGGTCCACCATCTGCGGCGCCATGCCGAGGTAA
- the pcaB gene encoding 3-carboxy-cis,cis-muconate cycloisomerase, protein MTQFADTASPLDSALFRDAFGTPRMREIFSDRSLVARYIEVEIALARAEARCGVIPAEAAERIAAACDIGALDVDRLRRETDNVGYPILPLLHQLVAQCGEAGRYLHWGATTQDIMDTADVLRLRAGLDVVAAEIAALRGILADLAVAHRDTPMAGRTHLQQALPITFGYKAAIWLAMFDRHAERLRELRPRVLVGQFAGAAGTLASLGEQGLAVQQAFCAELGLGQPATTWHVARDGFAEVVNFLALVTGSLGKIAYDIMLLAATEFGELYEPFVTGRGASSTMPQKRNPISSELMLAAAKGVRQQAGLMLDAMVQDLERATGPWHAEWMAVPQSFVLTAGALHQAKFALGGLIVDAGRMRRNLGLSQGLIVAEAVMMGLAPHTGRDAAHDIVYAVCREVNERGGTLAEALARHPEVTRHLDRAAIDRLTDPANYLGMAPQMVDRAVAASRAQGG, encoded by the coding sequence GTGACCCAGTTCGCCGACACCGCCAGCCCGCTCGATTCCGCCCTGTTCCGCGACGCCTTCGGCACGCCGCGCATGCGCGAGATCTTCTCCGACCGCAGCCTGGTCGCCCGCTATATCGAGGTGGAGATCGCCCTGGCCCGGGCCGAGGCGCGCTGCGGGGTCATCCCCGCCGAGGCCGCCGAACGCATCGCCGCCGCCTGCGACATCGGGGCGCTGGATGTCGACCGGCTGCGGCGGGAGACCGACAATGTCGGATACCCCATCCTGCCGCTGCTGCACCAGCTGGTGGCGCAATGCGGCGAGGCCGGGCGCTACCTGCATTGGGGCGCCACCACCCAGGACATCATGGACACCGCCGATGTGCTGCGCCTGCGCGCCGGGCTCGACGTGGTGGCGGCGGAGATCGCCGCGCTGCGCGGCATCCTGGCCGATCTGGCGGTGGCGCATCGCGACACGCCGATGGCCGGGCGCACCCATCTGCAGCAGGCGCTGCCGATCACCTTCGGCTACAAGGCGGCGATCTGGCTGGCCATGTTCGACCGCCATGCCGAGCGGCTGCGCGAGCTGCGGCCGCGGGTGCTGGTCGGCCAGTTCGCCGGCGCCGCCGGCACGCTGGCCTCGCTGGGCGAACAGGGGCTGGCGGTGCAGCAGGCCTTCTGCGCGGAGCTCGGCCTCGGCCAGCCCGCCACCACCTGGCATGTGGCGCGCGACGGCTTCGCCGAGGTGGTGAACTTCCTCGCCCTCGTCACCGGCTCGCTCGGCAAGATCGCCTATGACATCATGCTGCTGGCCGCGACCGAGTTCGGCGAGCTGTACGAGCCCTTCGTGACCGGCCGCGGCGCCTCCTCCACCATGCCGCAGAAGCGCAACCCGATCTCGTCGGAGCTGATGCTGGCCGCGGCCAAGGGGGTGCGGCAGCAGGCCGGGCTGATGCTGGACGCCATGGTGCAGGATCTGGAGCGCGCCACCGGCCCCTGGCACGCCGAATGGATGGCGGTGCCGCAGAGCTTCGTGCTGACCGCCGGGGCGCTGCACCAGGCGAAATTCGCGCTGGGCGGGCTGATCGTCGATGCGGGGCGGATGCGGCGCAATCTCGGCCTCAGCCAGGGGCTGATCGTCGCCGAGGCGGTGATGATGGGGCTGGCGCCGCATACCGGCCGCGATGCCGCGCATGACATCGTCTACGCGGTCTGCCGCGAAGTGAACGAGCGGGGCGGCACGCTGGCCGAGGCCCTGGCGCGCCATCCGGAGGTCACCCGCCATCTGGACCGCGCCGCCATCGACCGGCTGACCGATCCGGCGAATTACCTCGGCATGGCGCCGCAGATGGTGGACCGCGCCGTCGCCGCCTCCCGCGCCCAGGGGGGGTGA
- a CDS encoding tripartite tricarboxylate transporter substrate binding protein: protein MPSRRALIASALALPALRPAAAGAQAAAYPDRPVRLVLPFAAGGPTDTLGRVFAEQLGRQLGGRVVVENRTGAGSTIGADAVAKAPKDGYTLLFNNLSHSINPFLYPRLPYDTAGDFVPVATLMEGPVILLVGADSPFRSLQDLIAAVRARPDHYDYGSAGNGSAAHVSTVQILSLTKTRMNHVVYRGVAPAMADLLAGSIALVNDTSTTALGSIRGGMVRPLAVTSVARVPFLPELPTVRESGIPELANFSMSTWNMLLAPAGTPQPIVARLHAESRRALADPAFVARLAELGNVPMAPTDLAGARGFLLAEMERWRGVLSEAGVRPE from the coding sequence ATGCCGAGCCGCCGCGCGCTGATCGCCTCCGCCCTGGCCCTGCCGGCCCTGCGGCCGGCCGCCGCCGGCGCCCAGGCTGCGGCCTATCCGGACCGGCCGGTCCGCCTGGTGCTGCCCTTCGCCGCCGGGGGGCCGACCGACACGCTGGGCCGCGTCTTCGCCGAGCAGCTCGGCCGGCAGCTGGGCGGCCGGGTGGTGGTCGAGAACCGCACCGGCGCCGGCTCCACCATCGGCGCCGATGCCGTCGCCAAGGCGCCGAAGGATGGCTACACGCTGCTGTTCAACAACCTCTCTCATTCCATCAACCCCTTCCTCTATCCGCGCCTGCCCTACGACACGGCGGGGGATTTCGTGCCGGTGGCGACGCTGATGGAAGGGCCGGTGATCCTGCTGGTCGGCGCCGATTCCCCGTTCCGCAGCCTGCAGGACCTGATCGCGGCGGTGCGGGCGCGGCCCGACCATTATGATTACGGCTCGGCCGGCAATGGCTCGGCCGCGCATGTCTCCACGGTGCAGATCCTGTCGCTGACGAAGACGCGCATGAACCACGTCGTCTATCGCGGCGTGGCGCCGGCCATGGCCGATCTGCTGGCCGGCAGCATCGCCCTGGTGAACGACACCTCGACCACCGCGCTGGGCAGCATCCGCGGCGGCATGGTGCGGCCGCTGGCGGTGACCTCGGTCGCGCGCGTGCCCTTCCTGCCGGAGCTGCCGACGGTGCGCGAAAGCGGCATCCCGGAGCTGGCGAATTTCAGCATGTCGACCTGGAACATGCTGCTGGCGCCCGCCGGCACGCCGCAGCCCATCGTGGCGCGGCTGCATGCGGAAAGCCGCCGGGCGCTGGCCGACCCCGCCTTCGTCGCCCGGCTGGCGGAGCTGGGCAATGTGCCCATGGCGCCGACCGACCTGGCCGGGGCGCGCGGCTTCCTGCTGGCCGAGATGGAGCGCTGGCGCGGCGTGCTGTCCGAGGCCGGGGTGCGGCCGGAATAG
- a CDS encoding GntR family transcriptional regulator: MPLPAPAPSPRYAALAQELAEEIARGELPPGARLPTEIELSAARGVSRATVRAALLRLEELGLVSRRRRSGTHVTSDLPRRPGRYAQSLAGIDDLLQYAVQTERRVLDIAPVVADDRLAARLSVRPGSRWIRVSSLRVPPGGDAPPLCWTDSYADAAAAPRDLRQRLAEGAHRGLIATLLADGSGRPIEEVTQEIRAAGIPEGPVAQALLAAPGGHALEITRRYIDPEGAPLAVTISLHPAERFSYTTRLQRLPAGAEAAPGR; encoded by the coding sequence ATGCCGCTCCCCGCTCCCGCCCCCTCCCCCCGCTATGCCGCCCTGGCCCAGGAGCTGGCGGAGGAGATCGCCCGCGGCGAGCTGCCGCCCGGCGCCCGGCTGCCGACCGAGATCGAGCTCTCCGCGGCGCGCGGCGTCAGCCGCGCCACGGTGCGCGCGGCGCTGCTGCGGCTGGAGGAGCTGGGGCTGGTGTCGCGCCGCCGCCGCTCCGGCACCCATGTCACCAGCGACCTGCCGCGCCGGCCGGGGCGCTATGCGCAATCCCTCGCCGGCATCGACGACCTGCTGCAATACGCGGTGCAGACGGAGCGGCGCGTGCTCGACATCGCCCCCGTGGTGGCCGATGACAGGCTGGCCGCCCGCCTCTCGGTGCGGCCCGGCAGCCGCTGGATCCGCGTCTCCAGCCTGCGCGTGCCGCCGGGCGGCGACGCGCCGCCGCTGTGCTGGACGGACAGCTATGCCGATGCCGCCGCCGCGCCGCGCGACCTGCGGCAGCGCCTGGCCGAGGGCGCGCATCGCGGGCTGATCGCGACGCTGCTGGCCGATGGCAGCGGCCGGCCGATCGAGGAGGTGACGCAGGAGATCCGCGCCGCCGGCATCCCCGAAGGCCCGGTGGCGCAGGCGCTACTGGCGGCGCCGGGCGGCCACGCGCTGGAGATCACCCGCCGCTACATCGACCCCGAGGGCGCGCCGCTGGCGGTGACCATCAGCCTGCACCCGGCGGAGCGCTTCTCCTACACCACCCGGCTGCAGCGCCTGCCCGCGGGCGCGGAAGCCGCGCCCGGGCGCTGA
- a CDS encoding M20 aminoacylase family protein has translation MTGDETRDAAFWAELRDWRRDFHAHPEFGFEEHRTGRLVAERLRRFGITDIAEGVGGTGVVASLRRGTGDRCIALRADMDALRIAEQAGPAHASTHPGVMHACGHDGHTTMLLGAARILAAEGGFDGTVRFIFQPAEEWGRGALAMLADGLAERFPFDEIYGLHNWPGLPVGSFRTRAGAVMSAEDNFEIVLRGVGGHASQPQRGREVLVAACALVVNLQTVISRRVAPTEAAVLSVTELLTDGTRNALPGTARILGDARSFRPEISATIEAELRRIAAGTAASYGVECQVAYSREFIPTINDPGATLAALAAARAVLGSERVGEMAEPNTGSEDFARFLQHAPGCFAFIGNGEASKPLHHPEYDFDDSALRGGTEFLVRIARDRLPPRGS, from the coding sequence ATGACAGGCGATGAAACCCGCGACGCGGCCTTCTGGGCCGAGCTGCGCGACTGGCGCCGCGACTTCCACGCGCATCCGGAATTCGGCTTCGAGGAGCACCGCACCGGCCGCCTGGTGGCCGAGCGGCTGCGCCGCTTCGGCATCACCGACATCGCCGAGGGCGTGGGCGGCACCGGCGTGGTGGCCAGCCTGCGGCGCGGCACCGGCGATCGCTGCATCGCGCTGCGCGCCGATATGGACGCGCTGCGCATCGCCGAGCAGGCCGGGCCGGCCCATGCCTCGACCCATCCCGGCGTGATGCATGCCTGCGGCCATGACGGCCACACCACCATGCTGCTGGGCGCGGCGCGCATCCTGGCAGCGGAGGGCGGCTTCGACGGCACGGTGCGCTTCATCTTCCAGCCGGCCGAGGAATGGGGCCGCGGCGCGCTCGCCATGCTGGCGGACGGGCTGGCGGAGCGTTTCCCCTTCGACGAGATCTACGGCCTGCACAACTGGCCCGGCCTGCCGGTGGGCAGCTTCCGCACCCGCGCCGGGGCGGTGATGTCGGCCGAGGACAATTTCGAGATTGTGCTGCGGGGCGTCGGCGGCCATGCCTCGCAGCCGCAGCGCGGGCGGGAGGTGCTGGTGGCCGCCTGCGCCCTGGTGGTCAATCTGCAGACCGTCATCTCCCGCCGCGTGGCGCCGACCGAGGCGGCGGTGCTCTCGGTCACCGAGCTGCTCACCGACGGCACCCGCAACGCGCTGCCCGGCACCGCCCGCATCCTGGGCGATGCCCGCAGCTTCCGCCCCGAGATCAGCGCCACCATCGAGGCCGAGCTGCGCCGCATCGCCGCCGGCACCGCGGCCAGCTACGGGGTGGAGTGCCAGGTGGCGTATAGCCGCGAATTCATCCCGACGATCAACGACCCGGGCGCCACCCTGGCGGCGCTGGCGGCGGCGCGCGCGGTGCTGGGCAGCGAGCGCGTCGGCGAGATGGCCGAGCCGAACACGGGTTCGGAGGATTTCGCGCGCTTCCTGCAGCACGCGCCGGGCTGCTTCGCCTTCATCGGCAATGGCGAGGCGTCGAAGCCGCTGCACCATCCGGAATATGATTTCGACGATTCGGCGCTGCGCGGCGGCACGGAATTCCTGGTGCGGATCGCCCGCGACCGGCTGCCGCCGCGCGGCTCCTGA
- a CDS encoding LysR family transcriptional regulator encodes MRRAPLPYESLWAFRVIAETGSLAAAAAALGVTQPAVSKRLRELEARLGCALVRRGVNAIALTAAGARFAAALQPGFAQIQAAVDQLQDRPAPLRIRAYTTWALRWLIPRLPRFHAAHPGIDVEVSTSTAVVDLVREGVDAAVHTVPAGAPPPFGGRRLQPVEISPFAAPALLPQGGGWPAAARLLGSKVRAGDWALWLRQDGRAAAQPPLLFESTTLAIQAALEGLGIVICSPAFVREEVEQGRLAALSPTSIPTGDLYWLFLPTGQVGGALGIFADWLVREARGEAPQGESSDDRR; translated from the coding sequence ATGCGCCGCGCCCCGCTGCCCTATGAGAGCCTCTGGGCCTTCCGCGTCATCGCGGAGACCGGCAGCCTGGCCGCCGCGGCGGCGGCGCTCGGCGTCACCCAGCCGGCCGTCAGCAAGCGGCTGCGGGAGCTGGAGGCGCGGCTGGGCTGCGCGCTGGTGCGGCGCGGCGTCAACGCCATCGCGCTCACCGCGGCGGGGGCGCGCTTCGCGGCGGCGCTGCAGCCGGGCTTCGCGCAGATCCAGGCGGCGGTGGACCAGCTGCAGGACCGGCCGGCGCCCCTGCGCATCCGCGCCTACACCACCTGGGCGCTGCGCTGGCTGATCCCGCGCCTGCCGCGTTTCCACGCCGCGCATCCGGGCATCGATGTCGAGGTCTCCACCTCCACCGCCGTGGTCGATCTGGTGCGCGAGGGGGTGGATGCCGCCGTGCATACCGTGCCGGCCGGCGCGCCGCCGCCCTTCGGCGGGCGGCGCCTGCAGCCGGTGGAGATCTCGCCCTTCGCCGCGCCCGCGCTGCTGCCGCAAGGCGGCGGCTGGCCCGCCGCGGCGCGGCTGCTGGGCAGCAAGGTGCGGGCGGGGGATTGGGCGCTCTGGCTGCGGCAGGATGGCCGCGCTGCGGCGCAGCCGCCGCTGCTGTTCGAGAGCACGACGCTGGCCATCCAGGCGGCGCTGGAGGGGCTCGGCATCGTCATCTGCTCGCCCGCCTTCGTGCGCGAGGAGGTGGAGCAGGGCCGGCTGGCGGCGCTGTCGCCGACCAGCATCCCGACCGGCGACCTTTACTGGCTGTTCCTGCCGACCGGGCAGGTGGGCGGGGCGCTCGGCATTTTCGCGGATTGGCTGGTGCGCGAGGCGCGCGGCGAGGCGCCGCAGGGAGAGAGCAGCGATGACAGGCGATGA
- a CDS encoding tripartite tricarboxylate transporter substrate binding protein, translated as MHRRTALMLLPALAGLRAPAVLAQGRYPERPIRLIIPFAAGGSNDIVGRVVAEGMGARLGQSFVVENRGGAGGVLGNEAVAQSARDGYTLLLGGSGSFLISSLVQPKLSYDIIRDFAPVGFIGNAPNVITVNPQVEARDMAGLRDLARRARPPLSYASPGVGTTGHVLGALLSLEFGAEMEHIPYRGTGPAITDVLAGRVNILTNAAAPLRPHIASGGLRALAVAAPKRLDFLPELPTTVEQGFPRVLSSTWYGLLGPAGMPAERVAALHAALNATLADPAAKQRLAEEGVEIETSPTPADYGRFIEADRQRWQEIVTRANIRAE; from the coding sequence ATGCACCGTCGCACCGCGCTGATGCTGTTGCCCGCTCTGGCCGGGCTGCGCGCCCCGGCCGTCCTGGCCCAGGGGCGATACCCCGAGCGGCCGATCCGGCTGATCATCCCCTTCGCCGCCGGCGGCAGCAACGACATCGTCGGCCGCGTGGTGGCCGAGGGCATGGGCGCGCGGCTCGGCCAGTCCTTCGTGGTGGAAAACCGCGGCGGCGCCGGCGGCGTGCTGGGCAATGAGGCCGTGGCCCAGTCGGCCAGGGATGGCTACACGCTGCTGCTCGGTGGCAGCGGCAGCTTCCTGATCAGCAGCCTGGTGCAGCCGAAGCTGTCCTACGACATCATCCGCGACTTCGCCCCCGTGGGCTTCATCGGCAATGCGCCGAACGTCATCACCGTGAACCCGCAGGTCGAGGCGCGCGACATGGCCGGGCTGCGCGATCTGGCGCGCCGCGCCCGCCCGCCGCTCTCCTATGCCAGCCCCGGCGTCGGCACCACCGGCCATGTGCTGGGGGCGCTGCTCAGCCTCGAATTCGGCGCCGAGATGGAGCACATCCCCTATCGCGGCACCGGCCCGGCCATCACCGATGTGCTGGCCGGCCGGGTGAACATCCTGACCAATGCGGCGGCGCCGCTGCGGCCGCACATCGCCTCGGGGGGGTTGCGGGCGCTGGCGGTCGCGGCGCCGAAGCGGCTGGACTTCCTGCCCGAGCTGCCGACCACGGTGGAGCAGGGTTTTCCGAGGGTGCTGTCCTCCACCTGGTACGGGCTGCTGGGCCCGGCGGGCATGCCGGCCGAGCGGGTCGCGGCGCTGCACGCCGCGCTGAACGCCACCCTGGCCGATCCCGCCGCGAAGCAGCGCCTGGCCGAGGAGGGGGTCGAGATCGAGACCAGCCCGACGCCCGCCGATTATGGCCGCTTCATCGAGGCCGATCGCCAGCGCTGGCAGGAGATCGTCACCCGCGCCAATATCCGGGCCGAGTGA
- a CDS encoding D-2-hydroxyacid dehydrogenase family protein, with protein MRSPLRRILVLDDFGDAARGAADWAGLPVTFLTDKLDEDGLAARVAAERADALVLIRERSAFPAPLVRRLAGLRLVVTTGMRNRLLDLETCDAAGIAVCGTPSLASPTVELTWGLILSLARDLPRQEQRLRQGLWQQGAGLGLEGATLSIAGLGRIGSGVAAIGRAFGMRLLAWSPNMTEATAEEAGATLVDKATLFREADILTLHLGLGPTTRGIVAEADLALMRPGALLVNTARGPLVDQPALIAALASGRLGGAAIDTHEPEPMRAEDPIRQAPNTILTPHLGYVTQQNFRRYFEGAVECLRAWNDGAPLPRPLNAAAQA; from the coding sequence ATGCGCTCTCCTCTGCGGCGCATCCTGGTGCTGGATGATTTCGGCGATGCCGCGCGCGGCGCCGCCGATTGGGCCGGCCTGCCCGTCACCTTCCTGACCGACAAGCTGGATGAGGACGGGCTCGCCGCGCGGGTCGCGGCGGAACGGGCCGATGCGCTGGTGCTGATCCGCGAGCGCAGCGCCTTCCCCGCCCCGCTGGTGCGGCGCCTGGCCGGGCTGCGGCTGGTGGTGACCACCGGCATGCGCAACCGGTTGCTGGACCTCGAGACCTGCGACGCCGCCGGCATCGCCGTTTGCGGCACGCCCTCCCTCGCCTCGCCCACCGTGGAACTCACCTGGGGGCTGATCCTGTCGCTGGCCCGCGACCTGCCGCGGCAGGAGCAGCGCCTGCGCCAGGGGCTGTGGCAGCAGGGGGCGGGGCTGGGGCTGGAGGGGGCGACGCTGTCCATCGCGGGGCTCGGGCGCATCGGCAGCGGCGTCGCCGCCATCGGCCGCGCCTTCGGCATGCGGCTGCTGGCCTGGAGCCCGAACATGACGGAGGCCACCGCCGAGGAAGCCGGCGCGACCCTGGTCGACAAGGCCACCCTGTTCCGCGAGGCCGATATCCTGACGCTGCATCTGGGCCTCGGCCCCACGACGCGCGGCATCGTTGCTGAAGCGGATTTGGCCCTGATGCGCCCGGGCGCGCTGCTGGTGAACACCGCGCGTGGCCCGCTGGTGGACCAGCCCGCGCTGATCGCGGCGCTCGCCAGCGGCCGGCTCGGCGGCGCCGCCATCGACACGCATGAGCCGGAGCCGATGCGCGCGGAGGACCCGATCCGCCAGGCGCCGAACACCATCCTGACGCCGCATCTCGGCTACGTCACGCAGCAGAATTTCCGCCGGTATTTCGAGGGCGCGGTGGAATGCCTGCGCGCCTGGAATGACGGCGCCCCCCTGCCCCGGCCGCTGAACGCCGCCGCCCAAGCCTGA
- a CDS encoding enoyl-CoA hydratase/isomerase family protein has protein sequence MTATSTGSDAILLQADGPVALLTLNRPAARNAIDDEMRAELMAALDHVARTDSIKALVITGAGKGFCAGGDVKSMQARLAVPQGEVALNGWRRQQRTHHAVAMLHALPKPTIAAVNGAATGLGCDIALCCDFIIASDAARFAMTYILRGLIPDGGGMYFLPRRVGLSRAKELIFSGRTVEPEEALRLGMIDRITAAETLLDDATAWAEELGRGAPAALALSKNILDQSFELSVEQVFAMGSQAQAICYSSREHQDSVAAFLDGVAQRRAAKAKGDAA, from the coding sequence ATGACCGCGACCTCCACCGGAAGCGACGCCATCCTGCTGCAGGCGGATGGGCCGGTCGCCCTGCTCACCCTGAACCGCCCCGCCGCGCGCAACGCCATCGATGACGAGATGCGCGCCGAGCTGATGGCAGCGCTCGACCATGTGGCGCGCACCGACAGCATCAAGGCGCTGGTGATCACCGGCGCCGGAAAGGGCTTCTGCGCCGGCGGCGATGTGAAGTCGATGCAGGCCAGGCTCGCCGTGCCGCAGGGCGAGGTGGCGCTGAATGGCTGGCGCCGCCAGCAGCGCACGCATCACGCGGTGGCCATGCTGCACGCCCTGCCCAAGCCCACCATCGCCGCCGTCAATGGCGCCGCCACCGGGCTTGGCTGCGACATCGCGCTGTGCTGCGACTTCATCATCGCCTCCGACGCCGCGCGCTTCGCCATGACCTACATCCTGCGCGGGCTGATCCCGGATGGCGGCGGCATGTATTTCCTGCCGCGCCGCGTCGGCCTCTCCCGCGCCAAGGAGCTGATCTTCTCCGGCCGCACGGTGGAGCCGGAGGAGGCGCTGCGCCTCGGCATGATCGACCGCATCACCGCGGCGGAGACGCTGCTCGACGACGCAACGGCCTGGGCCGAGGAGCTCGGCCGCGGCGCCCCCGCCGCGCTGGCGCTGAGCAAGAACATCCTCGACCAGAGCTTCGAGCTTTCGGTCGAGCAGGTCTTCGCCATGGGCAGCCAGGCGCAGGCGATCTGCTACAGCTCGCGCGAGCACCAGGACTCGGTCGCGGCCTTCCTCGACGGCGTGGCGCAGCGCCGCGCCGCCAAGGCGAAGGGCGATGCGGCATGA